A genomic stretch from Festucalex cinctus isolate MCC-2025b chromosome 13, RoL_Fcin_1.0, whole genome shotgun sequence includes:
- the dhx34 gene encoding putative ATP-dependent RNA helicase DHX34: MDVDGRSRNRTWDWDSPHCRAQLDEIFFRQNDYIQAGSQEHKDFWAFFDRFQRFKLKKDMCGPGPSLDEVQDGGRTGSLDLPEEYDARYRINVSLVTRDIEERLGRSHPNHSRRDSSAPNSQVISDFRLSLLHYLDFSQRQSFGKLAKLQREQKNLPICQYRERIVDLVRRHPVVVVAGDTGCGKSTQVPQYLLSAGFSQIACTQPRRIACISLAKRVSFESLNQYGSKVGYQIRFETTRTTATKLIFLTEGLLLRQIQQDETLEQYQVLIVDEVHERHLHGDFLLGVLRSLLAERPADLRLILMSATINIKLFSDYFGGAPVLQVPGRLFPIQVIYQPVPPEEQASSRTEKLEPRPYLRILQAIDRRYPPEERGDLLVFLSGVAEIGAIQEACQVYATHTRRWIVLPLHSTLSLAQQDKVFDIAPPGVRKCIISTNIAETSVTIDGVRFVVDSGKVKEMSFDPKAKMQRLQEFWISRASSEQRKGRAGRTGPGVCYRLYAESDYDAFASYPVPEIHRVALDSLVLQMKSMGLGDPLSFVFIDPPPAASIQTAVTYLKEQGALDQRCELTTIGGVLAQLPVDVVIGKMLVLGSLFNLVEPVLTVAAALSVQSPFLRSSQRNPDCATARQPLHCNQGDPFTLLNTFNAWVQVKGERGGGSRKWCRRRGLEEQRLYEMVNLRRQFEALLRSHGLLEAEANAAADDRGDRQQRRERLTERRKLHQMKREHEQQEGTKRKVLKMEEGQDGELSSGSDTEDARRGRSRKKKDEDAAHVDIQEVKFKLRHNVSELQDAVDASQDLSSRQQALLKLLLCRGLYPQLALPDEHNGTRKDTEQVFHTKNKQGIIIHPTSVFASDPEVLHVRDDVRDTGRDSSKHQLLAFVTLLETNRPYLSNCVRVPALQALLLVANSLDSNADCSRLVVDGWLELQLKVPEEALRALSTALGLRAEWERLLQAQLGKTPAAEVSRKAMRKLSERLVRFLLYTETSYTLQRLSALHAQNLYVGPRAESDLSLGAGLTPLFPGAEAKPDPVKGGLRVTNFFTYNCLTDSRDLYSECLRTFWNCPNCELYMPLTPLERLQHETTCRPAGEQQEQDEGADDVVKPSSSSSSLCRIYHCDVCDQDLTLTSTDILKHKRQHMCSAK, from the exons ATGGATGTCGATGGAAGGTCCCGCAATCGCACTTGGGACTGGGACAGTCCCCACTGCCGGGCGCAACTGGACGAGATCTTCTTCCGTCAGAACGACTACATCCAAGCCGGCAGCCAGGAACATAAAGACTTCTGGGCCTTTTTTGACCGCTTCCAGAGGTTCAAGCTAAAGAAAGACATGTGTGGACCTGGTCCAAGCCTTGACGAGGTCCAAGATGGGGGCCGAACGGGGTCTTTGGACCTTCCTGAGGAGTACGACGCCCGCTACCGCATCAACGTGTCTCTGGTGACCCGAGACATCGAGGAGCGTCTCGGGCGATCCCACCCCAACCACAGCAGGCGCGACTCTTCGGCTCCGAACTCTCAAGTGATCTCGGACTTCCGTCTGTCCTTGCTGCATTATTTGGACTTCAGCCAGCGGCAGAGTTTCGGCAAGCTGGCCAAGTTGCAGCGCGAGCAGAAGAACCTGCCCATCTGCCAGTACCGAGAGCGCATCGTGGACCTGGTCCGGCGTCACCCGGTGGTCGTGGTGGCGGGGGACACCGGCTGTGGCAAGTCCACTCAGGTGCCCCAGTATCTCCTCTCGGCCGGGTTCTCGCAGATAGCCTGCACCCAGCCCCGGCGTATCGCCTGCATTTCCCTGGCCAAGAGGGTCAGCTTTGAAAGTCTCAACCAGTATGGCTCAAAG GTGGGCTACCAGATCCGCTTCGAGACCACGCGCACCACCGCCACCAAGCTCATCTTCCTGACCGAGGGCCTCCTGCTGCGGCAGATCCAGCAGGACGAGACGCTGGAGCAGTACCAGGTGCTGATCGTGGACGAGGTGCACGAGCGCCACCTGCACGGCGACTTCCTGCTGGGCGTGCTGCGCTCGCTGCTGGCCGAGCGGCCCGCCGACCTGCGGCTCATCCTCATGTCGGCCACCATCAACATCAAGCTCTTCTCCGACTACTTCGGCGGCGCTCCCGTGCTGCAGGTGCCCGGCAGGCTCTTCCCCATACAG GTGATCTACCAGCCCGTCCCCCCCGAAGAGCAGGCGTCGTCCCGCACGGAGAAGCTGGAGCCGCGCCCGTACCTGCGCATCCTGCAGGCCATCGACCGGCGCTACCCGCCGGAGGAGCGCGGCGACCTGCTGGTCTTCCTGAGCGGCGTGGCCGAGATCGGCGCCATCCAGGAGGCGTGTCAGGTGTACGCCACGCACACGCGCCGCTGGATCGTGTTGCCGCTGCACAGCACGCTCTCGCTGGCCCAGCAGGACAAG GTCTTTGACATAGCGCCCCCTGGTGTGAGGAAGTGTATCATCTCCACCAACATTGCAGAGACCTCAGTCACCATCGATGGCGTGCGCTTTGTCGTCGACTCAG GCAAGGTGAAGGAGATGAGTTTCGACCCGAAGGCCAAGATGCAGCGTCTTCAGGAGTTCTGGATCAGCCGAGCCAGCTCGGAGCAGAGGAAGGGCCGCGCGGGTCGCACGGGTCCCGGCGTGTGCTACCGCCTCTACGCCGAGTCCGACTACGACGCCTTCGCCTCCTACCCCGTGCCGGAAATCCACCGGGTGGCGCTGGACTCGCTGGTTCTGCAG ATGAAGAGCATGGGACTCGGTGATCCGCTTTCATTTGTCTTCATCGATCCTCCGCCGGCCGCCAGCATCCAGACCGCCGTGACCTACCTCAAGGAGCAGGGGGCGCTGGACCAGCGGTGCGAGCTGACCACCATCGGCGGCGTGCTGGCCCAGCTTCCTGTAGACGTCGTCATCG GCAAGATGTTGGTGCTGGGCTCCTTGTTCAACCTGGTGGAGCCGGTGCTGACGGTGGCCGCCGCGCTCAGCGTGCAGTCGCCGTTCCTGCGCAGCTCGCAGCGCAACCCCGACTGCGCCACGGCCCGCCAGCCGCTGCACTGCAACCAGGGAGATCCCTTCACGCTGCTCAACACGTTCAACGCGTGGGTGCAG GTGAAGGGCGAGAGAGGCGGCGGTTCCAGGAAGTGGTGCCGTCGGCGAGGTCTGGAGGAGCAGCGACTCTACGAGATGGTCAACCTGCGTCGACAATTCGAG GCGCTGCTGAGGAGCCACGGCCTGCTGGAGGCGGAGGCCAACGCCGCCGCCGACGACCGCGGCGACCGGCAGCAGCGGCGCGAGCGCTTGACGGAGAGGAGGAAGCTTCATCAGATGAAGAGAGAACACGAGCAGCAGGAGGGCACCAAACGCAAAGTCCTCAAAATGGAAGAGGGCCAGGACGGGGAGCTCTCATCCGGATCCGACACGGAGGACGCGAGACGGGGAAGGAGCAGGAAGAAGAAGGACGAGGACGCCGCCCATGTGGACATCCAG GAAGTGAAATTCAAGCTGCGCCACAACGTGTCGGAGCTGCAGGACGCCGTCGACGCCAGCCAGGATTTGTCGTCCCGCCAGCAAGCGCTCCTCAAGCTTCTTCTCTGCCGGGGCCTTTACCCGCAGCTGGCCCTGCCCGACGAGCACAACGGCACCCGCAAGGACACCGAGCAG GTGTTCCATACGAAGAATAAGCAGGGAATCATAATCCATCCCACGAGCGTGTTTGCCAGCGACCCCGAGGTGTTGCATGTGCGGGATGACGTCCGGGATACGG GACGCGACAGCAGCAAACATCAGCTGCTGGCCTTCGTCACCTTGCTGGAGACCAACAGGCCGTATTTGTCCAACTGCGTGCGCGTTCCTGCACTGCAG GCTTTGCTGCTGGTGGCCAACTCTCTGGACAGCAACGCCGACTGCTCCCGCCTGGTGGTGGACGGCTGGTTGGAGCTGCAGCTGAAGGTGCCCGAGGAAGCCCTCAGGGCGCTGTCCACGGCGCTCGGCCTCCGGGCCGAGTGGGAGCGCCTCCTGCAGGCCCAGCTGGGGAAAACTCCCGCCGCCGAGGTGTCCCGGAAGGCCATGCGCAAGCTAAGCGAGCGCCTGGTCCGCTTCCTGCTGTACACCGAG ACCAGCTACACGCTGCAGCGTCTCTCCGCCCTCCACGCTCAGAACCTTTACGTCGGACCCCGGGCCGAGTCGGATCTTTCCCTCGGCGCCGGTCTCACGCCGCTGTTCCCGGGCGCCGAGGCCAAACCGGACCCTGTCAAGGGAGGACTGCGCGTCACCAATTTCTTCACCTACAACTGTCTGACC GATTCCAGGGACCTGTACAGCGAGTGCCTGAGGACATTCTGGAACTGTCCCAACTGCGAGCTCTACATGCCGCTGACGCCTCTGGAGCGTCTGCAGCACGAGACCACCTGCAGGCCGGCGGGGGAACAACAGGAGCAGGACGAAG GGGCGGATGATGTGGTGAAGCCAAGCTCCTCCTCGTCCAGCCTGTGCCGAATCTACCACTGCGACGTTTGCGACCAAGACCTGACGCTGACGTCCACGGACATCCTCAAGCACAAAAGGCAGCACATGTGCTCTGCTAAGTAA
- the spred3 gene encoding sprouty-related, EVH1 domain-containing protein 3: MEGDVRVRAVVMTRDDSSGGWVPLGGGGLSHVVICKGRSHKRREYVIRGERLRDRAPVLECAVQRGLVYNKVNPIFHHWRVDERKFGLTFQSPADAISFEKGLQGVIDKLDRGSDSPSSSTPEEADTEDDGQASHTGSESSSNSRKEMLPKPITIVTSESSSTCFVRTEEFAFTSGATTQTPAQIHARPGQHQPSQMTAALNPPSPPPPPPAPPSPPMGPPASSPLSPLSPTISLLEEGDLRSVDPCKDLWGSRGYEDYRRAGATRTMVGGLTGGVVVGSGGSMQDKSELCVVRFEKEMSGMGTGGCDVTVSLDSKAAQRLSSSSPMSIPNAVSGVSSGAGSPQETGKGSPSPCCIHTSLAPPRSRTRKRGGGGACGDPGAISPDDDSPCPQQSSSCSSRCVYCRSVFSASENGRGRCRDAPDPALHCLRQWTCVWCAESLLYHCMSDSEGEFWEPCSCDDSMGGHPHPLCCARWLALVALSLFVPCMCCYLPLRACLRCGERCGCCGGKHKAVR; this comes from the exons ATGGAGGGCGA CGTGCGTGTTCGAGCGGTGGTGATGACACGTGACGACTCCAGCGGCGGCTGGGTGCCCCTCGGCGGGGGCGGCCTCAGTCACGTGGTCATATGCAAGGGGCGGAGCCACAAGCGGAGGGAGTACGTCATCCGCGGGGAGAGGCTGCGGGACCGAGCG CCGGTGCTGGAGTGTGCTGTGCAAAGGGGCCTGGTCTACAACAAGGTGAATCCCATCTTTCATCACTGGCGGGTGGACGAGCGCAAGTTCGGTCTGACCTTCCAGAGTCCTGCTGACGCCATCTCTTTCGAGAAGGGTCTGCAGGGCGTCATCGACAAGCTGGACCGAG GCTCGGACTCGCCTTCTTCATCCACACCGGAGGAAGCAGACACCGAGGATGACGGGCAAGCT TCCCACACAGGCAGCGAGTCATCGTCCAACAGCAGGAAGGAGATGCTCCCCAAGCCCATCACCATTGTGACCAGCGAGTCGTCCTCCACCTGCTTCGTGCGGACCGAGGAGTTTGCTTTCACATCCGGCGCAACCACACAGACACCTGCCCAG ATCCACGCCAGGCCGGGGCAACACCAGCCCTCGCAAATGACCGCCGCCTTGAATCCCCCAtccccgccgccaccgcctccAGCGCCACCGTCCCCTCCCATGGGTCCGCCGGCGTCGTCGCCTCTGTCCCCACTCTCGCCCACCATTTCCCTGCTGGAGGAGGGGGACCTGCGCAGCGTGGATCCCTGCAAGGACCTGTGGGGGTCCAGAGGATATGAAGACTACCGACGAGCGGGGGCCACCAGGACTATGGTTGGGGGGCTGACCGGAGGCGTGGTTGTAGGTAGCGGAGGGAGCATGCAGGACAAGTCCGAGCTGTGCGTGGTCCGTTTTGAGAAGGAGATGTCCGGGATGGGCACGGGTGGCTGCGACGTCACAGTGAGTCTGGACAGCAAAGCGGCCCAGCGTCTGTCCTCCTCCTCACCCATGTCCATCCCCAACGCTGTGTCCGGCGTGTCCTCAGGGGCCGGCTCCCCCCAGGAGACCGGCAAAGGTTCCCCCTCGCCCTGCTGCATACACACCTCCCTGGCCCCTCCCCGCTCACGGACCCGTAAGAGAGGCGGCGGCGGGGCCTGCGGGGACCCGGGCGCCATCTCCCCCGATGACGACAGCCCGTGCCCGCAGCAGTCATCCTCGTGCTCGTCCCGCTGCGTGTACTGCCGCTCGGTGTTCAGCGCCTCGGAGAACGGCCGGGGCCGCTGCAGGGACGCCCCGGACCCAGCCCTGCACTGCCTGCGCCAGTGGACCTGCGTCTGGTGCGCCGAGAGCCTGCTCTACCACTGCATGTCGGACTCCGAGGGCGAGTTCTGGGAGCCGTGCTCGTGCGACGACTCCATGGGGGGCCACCCGCACCCCTTGTGTTGCGCCCGCTGGCTGGCTCTCGTGGCCCTGTCGCTCTTCGTGCCCTGCATGTGCTGCTACCTGCCTTTGCGCGCCTGCCTGCGTTGCGGCGAGCGGTGTGGCTGCTGCGGGGGAAAGCACAAGGCGGTCCGATGA
- the psmd8 gene encoding 26S proteasome non-ATPase regulatory subunit 8, which produces MALRETAGLYETLKAEWNKKSPNLSKCGELLTKLKVSLLELNFLPTSGSTFTKQQLILARDVLEIGALWSILKKDIPSFERYMAQLKCYYFDYKEELPEAAYMHQILGLNLLFLLSQNRVSEFHTELERLSARDIQTNVYIRHPVSLEQYLMEGSYNKVFLAKGNIPAESYTFFIDILLDTIRDEIAGCIEKAYEQIQFTEATRVLFFSSSKKMTDYAKKRGWSLNAAGCYSFSIQQQRTEEVSIPSTELAQQVIEYARQLEMIV; this is translated from the exons ATGGCGTTGAGAGAGACGGCGGGGCTGTACGAGACGCTGAAAGCGGAGTGGAACAAGAAAAGCCCCAATCTCAGTAAATGTGGCGAACTACTCACTAAACTCAAG GTGTCCTTATTGGAGCTGAACTTTCTACCCACAAGCGGTTCCACGTTCACCAAGCAGCAGCTTATCTTAGCGC GTGATGTCCTTGAAATCGGAGCCCTGTGGAGTATCCTGAAAAAAGACATCCCCTCTTTTGAGAGATACATGGCCCAGCTCAAGTGCTACTACTTTGACTACAA GGAGGAGCTGCCGGAAGCGGCCTACATGCACCAGATTCTCGGACTCAACTTGCTCTTCCTGCTCTCGCAAAACCGCGTGTCGGAATTCCACACGGAACTGGAACGGCTGAGCGCGCGCGACATTCAGACCAACGTGTACATCAGGCATCCCGTGTCCTTAGAGCAG TATTTGATGGAGGGGAGCTACAACAAAGTGTTCCTGGCCAAAGGCAACATCCCGGCAGAGAGTTACACCTTCTTCATTGACATCCTGCTCGACACCATTCG CGACGAGATCGCCGGCTGCATCGAGAAAGCCTACGAGCAGATTCAATTCACCGAGGCCACGCGTGTGCTTTTCTTCTCCTCGTCAAAAAAGATGACCGACTACGCCAAGAAG CGCGGCTGGAGCCTCAACGCGGCCGGTTGCTACTCGTTCAGCATTCAGCAGCAGCGCACGGAGGAGGTCAGCATCCCGTCCACCGAGTTGGCGCAGCAGGTCATCGAGTACGCCAGGCAGCTGGAGATGATCGTGTGA
- the LOC144033848 gene encoding zinc finger BED domain-containing protein 4-like isoform X2: MREWKASVGQPVRVKFVVSDDDAAIMVEAFSQFGPIPCAVTAALEQEDRTVASLLSKARRISGYIRRSSRANELQTQFNLPRCTLITDKKARQNDTFYMLQWLVEQRSAVQMMAQD, encoded by the coding sequence ATGAGGGAGTGGAAAGCGTCCGTCGGGCAGCCTGTCCGGGTGAAGTTTGTCGTGTCGGACGACGACGCGGCCATCATGGTGGAGGCGTTCAGCCAATTTGGGCCCATCCCGTGCGCGGTGACCGCGGCACTCGAGCAAGAGGACAGGACGGTCGCGTCCCTTCTGTCCAAGGCCAGGCGCATCTCCGGCTACATTCGCCGCTCGAGCAGAGCCAACGAGCTTCAAACGCAATTTAACCTTCCCCGGTGCACTTTAATCACCGATAAAAAAGCGAGGCAGAACGACACGTTCTACATGCTTCAGTGGCTGGTGGAGCAGCGCAGCGCCGTGCAGATGATGGCACAGGATTAA
- the LOC144033848 gene encoding uncharacterized protein LOC144033848 isoform X1, protein MELDCDHVAAPARSANETAAAGGTSVLSFLQKKKRGAPTKRQLPPSDVEADLADGDIGLTDDIGLTDDPLKYWSGKLQCWPNVAHFALQHLGCPPTSVQYERVFSAAGNVVSPQRANFDPSHVEQLIFIKVNEDLENSGGLFDQ, encoded by the coding sequence ATGGAGCTCGACTGCGACCACGTGGCCGCGCCTGCAAGAAGCGCAAACGAGACGGCAGCCGCCGGCGGCACTTCCGTCTTGTCCTTCTTGCAGAAAAAGAAACGTGGCGCTCCCACGAAAAGGCAACTGCCACCATCTGACGTGGAGGCCGACCTGGCAGACGGCGATATCGGCCTGACCGACGATATCGGCCTGACCGACGATCCGCTCAAATACTGGTCTGGCAAGCTCCAGTGCTGGCCCAATGTGGCACACTTTGCACTGCAGCATCTCGGCTGTCCACCGACTAGTGTTCAGTACGAGCGCGTTTTTAGCGCCGCTGGAAATGTGGTCAGTCCGCAGCGAGCAAACTTCGACCCGAGCCATGTGGAACAACTGATCTTTATTAAAGTCAATGAAGATCTGGAAAACAGCGGAGGACTATTTGACCAGTAA
- the nup88 gene encoding nucleoporin 88 produces the protein MAVTLTYGSNGPICCIFTVNDAPPLPLWSLVKMAAFGTERWLSALANHEIFKKIRDKLDSEPKPSERAVAKNLTFCLGADFFLWDDVDCVLYTTNLRQLNAAADEHGGNFQTLLCINPPRFPVCQLLLSPTQGHVALVGQRGVSVLELPQRWGKRSEFEGGSSRVNCKTTPVAERFFTSSPSLSLRQAAWYPCETEEPLLLLLTSDNTIRFYGLRTPHTPVKVVPVSQSDDDAGSARAPARAPARSYAASLGEVAVAFDFGPVSYVKERPVYPLYILYENGETYLCHSSRQVNRVSVSKRVGPLPMYPAAEDNYGYDACAILCLPCVPGILVIATETGTLYHCVVLESEDDDETGPRWPAGAAPSLYVLECVELELTLKVAPAAGDDDEPDFTCPIRLHRDPLCPRRYHCSHEAGVHSVGLVWLDKLRRFLRAADDQKDGLPELAAERRCAVEHVVCTRPLAASPPAPVQGFLVVADLALGATMVCVSAAYECVLLPLLSSVRAPSPPLLCARADPGSAGSPLRGLAGNSFEQHVRNILARASANPLLLKAGDGEPPPQERLQLLSRATQVFREEYVLKQDMAREELHKRAKLLRGQRDAQLEEMASCRQQRRLLREEAERLADKYEDAKYRQEAAAERLKRALAGLHGRLPVLAESEKDMRKELRAVAERLRHLDLGIKQVKMKMEYQKTQVAEDAPSAGAGRAGVWLSGPQKKVVRDVLRDEGQQIVDMMKRVKEMSRLVAMRSSDLDLSHAGDVASAGDCFS, from the exons ATGGCGGTCACTCTGACGTATGGCAGCAACGGCCCAATCTGCTGCATATTTACTGTCAACGATGCTCCGCCCCTTCCCCTTTGGAGTCTTGTCAAGATGGCGGCATTCGGTACGGAGCGCTGGCTTAGCGCCTTGGCGAATCACgaaattttcaagaaaatacGCGACAAGTTGGACTCGGAGCCCAAACCGTCCGAGCGAGCGGTCGCCAAGAACCTGACCTTTTGCTTGGGCGCTGACTTTTTCCTGTGGGACGACGTGGACTGCGTGTTGTACACGACCAACCTGCGCCAGTTGAACGCGGCGGCGGACGAGCACGGCGGCAACTTCCAAACGCTGCTGTGCATCAACCCGCCTCGCTTCCCGGTGTGCCAGCTCCTCCTGAGCCCCACGCAAGGCCACGTCGCGCTGGTGGGCCAGCGGGGCGTCTCGGTGCTGGAGCTCCCGCAGCGCTGGGGCAAGAGGTCCGAATTCGAGGGCGGAAGCAGCCGCGTCAACTGCAAGACCACCCCGGTGGCCGAGCGCTTCTTCACCAGCTCGCCGTCTTTGAGTCTCCGCCAGGCGGCCTGGTACCCGTGCGAGACCGAGgagccgctgctgctgctgctcacgtCCGACAACACCATCCGCTTTTACGGCCTGAGGACCCCCCACACTCCGGTCAAAGTGGTGCCCGTGTCGCAGTCTGATGACGACGCGGGCAGCGCCCGCGCGCCGGCCCGCGCGCCGGCCCGCTCCTACGCGGCGTCCCTGGGGGAGGTCGCCGTGGCCTTCGACTTCGGCCCGGTGTCCTACGTCAAGGAGAGGCCCGTCTACCCGCTCTACATCCTCTACGAGAACGGCGAGACGTACCTGTGCCACAGCAGCCGACAGGTGAACAGGGTGAGCGTGAGCAAGCGCGTGGGTCCCCTGCCCATGTACCCCGCGGCCGAGGACAACTACGGCTACGACGCATGCGCGATCCTGTGCCTGCCCTGCGTGCCCGGCATTCTGGTCATCGCCACGGAGACGGGCACGCTTTACCACTGCGTCGTGCTGGAGTCCGAGGACGACGACGAGACGGGGCCCAG GTGGCCGGCGGGCGCGGCGCCGTCGCTCTACGTGCTCGAGTGCGTGGAGCTGGAGCTCACCCTGAAGGTGGCGCCGGCGGCGGGCGACGACGACGAGCCGGACTTCACCTGCCCCATCCGGCTGCACCGCGACCCGCTGTGCCCGCGCCGCTACCACTGCAGCCACGAGGCGGGCGTGCACAGCGTGGGCCTGGTCTGGCTGGACAAGCTGCGCCGCTTCCTGCGGGCGGCCGACGACCAAAAGGACGGCCTGCCCGAGCTGGCGGCCGAGCGCCGCTGCGCCGTGGAGCACGTGGTGTGCACGCGGCCGctcgccgccagcccgccggcGCCCGTGCAGGGCTTCCTGGTCGTGGCCGACCTGGCGCTGGGCGCCACCATGGTCTGCGTCAGCGCCGCCTACGAGTGCGTCCTGCTGCCGCTGCTCAGCTCGGTGCGGGCGCCCTCGCCGCCGCTGCTGTGCGCGCGCGCCGACCCGGGCTCGGCCGGCTCGCCTCTGCGCGGCCTGGCGGGAAACTCCTTCGAGCAGCACGTCCGCAACATCCTGGCGAGGGCCTCGGCGAACCCGCTTCTGCTCAAG GCGGGCGACGGCGAGCCGCCGCCCCAGGAGCGCCTCCAGCTGCTGAGCCGAGCCACGCAGGTCTTCCGCGAGGAGTACGTCCTCAAGCAGGACATGGCGCGCGAGGAGCTCCACAAGCGCGCCAAGCTGCTGCGAGGCCAGCGCGACGCGCAGCTGGAGGAGATGGCGAGCTGCCGCCAGCAGCGACGCCTCCTGCGCGAGGAGGCCGAGCGGCTGGCCGACAAGTACGAGGACGCCAAGTAccggcaggaggcggcggccgagcGCCTCAAGCGCGCGCTGGCCGGCCTGCACGGCCGCCTGCCCGTCCTGGCCGAGAGCGAGAAGGACATGCGCAAGGAGCTGCGGGCCGTGGCCGAGCGGCTGCGCCACCTGGACCTCGGCATCAAGCAGGTGAAGATGAAGATGGAGTACCAGAAGACGCAGGTGGCCGAGGACGCGCCCTCGGCCGGCGCCGGCCGCGCCGGCGTCTGGCTGAGCGGCCCGCAGAAGAAGGTGGTGCGCGACGTGCTTCGAGATGAAGGCCAGCAGATCGTGGACATGATGAAGAGAGTCAAGGAGATGTCGCGCCTCGTCGCCATGAGGAGCTCCGACTTGGATTTGAGCCACGCGGGAGATGTCGCCAGCGCCGGCGACTGCTTTTCATGA